DNA from Chitinophaga pendula:
CACACCATATAGCAAACGCTGGAAGTCGTTGCTCAATGATTTTTACTTACAATCTTATCCTACTAAGAAATATTTCAAACACTTTTTTCAGCAGTCGCCGAGGCAGATACCTTCGTTGGCAGCGATGGGATTTAAGGAAGGGGAGCGTGGATTTCCCGGTATACAGGTGAAGGGTGAGTTACTCAGCCATTATGATAAGACGAGGGATTTTCCGGGGATTAAGGGGACGACTCATTTGGGGGTGCACTTGCGGTTTGGTACGATCAGTGTACGAGTGTTGGCCAGGAAGGCGATGGAGCTGAATGATACTTTTCTGAATGAGCTGATCTGGCGGGATTTCTTTATGACGATACTCTGGCACTTTCCGAAGGTGGTGCATCAGTCGTTCAAGGCGGATTATGATAAAATAAAGTGGCGGAATAATGAAGAGGAGTTTGCCCGTTGGTGCGAGGGGCAGACGGGTTATCCGATTGTGGATGCGGGTATGCGGGAGTTGAATGCTACAGGGTTTATGCACAATAGGGTGCGTATGATCGTTGCGAGTTTTCTGACCAAACATTTGTTGATAGACTGGCGTTGGGGGGAGGCTTATTTTGCGCGTCAGTTGTTGGATTACGATCTGGCGGCGAACAATGGTAACTGGCAGTGGGCGGCGGGATGTGGATGTGATGCGGCGCCTTATTTCCGTGTGTTCAACCCGACGTTGCAGACGCAGCGATTTGACAAGGAGCTGCGGTATGTGCGGCATTGGGTGCCGGAGTTGGAGGAACTGACGTATGCCAAGCCTATAGTGGTGCATGAGGACGCGCGTAAGCGTGCCCTGGAGGCATATGGTAAGGCGTTAAAAGGATAATCTATATGGTGACCTGTGCGGCTTTCTGCAAGAGTGTTTCTACTGCTGACTGGCCTTCGGCGCCGAGGTCGAGGCTGAAGTCGTTGACATAAAGGTCGATATGTTTGCGCATAACGGCTTCTTCCATCTCCTGAGCATGTTGCTTTACGTAGTCAGACAGCTGGGGATAGTTTTTCCAGGCGTAGCGGAGGCTTTCATGTATGAGTTGATCTATTTGCTGCCGGATGTGTGCGGGGATGTCTTTACGGATGAAGATGCCGCCCAAGGGGATGGGGTTGCCGGTTGTTTGTTCCCAGTACTCTCCCAGGTCGATAATCTTTACCAATCCTTTTTGCTGGTAGGTGAACCTGTTTTCGTGGATGATGACGCCTGCGTCTACCCGTCCATCGAGGACTGCGTTTTCTATATCGGAGAAGAGCATTATTTCTTTTCGGGTGGCATCGGGGAAGGCGATGGAGAAGAGGAGGTTGGCGGTGGTTAGCTGGCCGGGGATGGCTATTTTCCTGTTTGGGACTTCGTCTTGCGGGATGGGTTGGCGGGCGATGAGGAGGGGGCCACAGCCGCGGCCCAGGGCGCTACCGCTGTTGAGCAGGTCGTATTTATCTTTTACCTGGTGGTAGGTGGCAAAGCTTAGTTTGGTGATGGCGAGTTTTCCTTGCAGGGCCCATTTATTGAGTGTTTCGACATCTTCGAGTTGTGTATGGAAGGAGAGTCCTGCTGTATCTATCTTATTGTTAACCAGTGCATCAAAGATAAAGGTATCGTTTGGGCAAGGTGAAAATCCGAGCGTTAGTTCCATGATCTTACCAATTTTTGGTGGCTATAGGTGCCAGGTGTAAAGGTAGTTGATTTGTGTATTTACCAGATGTTCCAGGTTTGGAAGAGGAGGGAGAGGGATTGGTTGAGTTCGCGGACGGCGAGGGGGATATTCCATTTGCTGCGATCGCGTTGTTCGACGTAGTTGGAGATGGTTCTTATTTGGAGGAAGGGGATCCGATCCATGAGGCAGGCGTAGTGGAAGGCGGCGCCTTCCATGCTTTCGAGATCGGGGTGATATTTGGCGATGAGATGATCGCGTGTGTGGAGGGTGCCGGTGACGGTGTTGACGGAGGCGGCGGAGGCGGTATCGAGGTGTGTGATGGGGGGGATACTTTGGAAGTTGTTGGTGAGGGCGATGCCGTTGAAGGGGGGGATATCTGGTTGCCAGAGTTGCATATCGAAGAGGTCGTTGAATTCGCCGGAGGCGAGTTGGGCGCCGAGGTCGGCGAGGTATTCCTGGTTGACGGCGAGGGTTTTGCCCAGGGGCCAGTCTGTGCGGAATGAGCCGGCGATACCGGCCTGGATGGCGATATCGGGTTTTGTGGCGGCGAAGTATTTGCCGAGGCTCCAGGCGGCTGGCATCATGCCGATGCCGGCGATGAGGACGGTGAGGTGGTGATCGCCCAACTTATAAACATTATCTGTTATCTGTATCGCGCGTTGTTGGAGCAAGGCGGTAAAGGGGGCTATTTCCAGTATGGTGGCGGCTGTAAGCAGTATATTCATGATACAAACTTAGGGTAAAAAGGTTGGAGAGTGGGTCAAATAATTATCACTAATCTGGACATTTTAGTGGAAAAGGTGGATTAATGGTAAATTTGCCTGAAATTAACTTAAACGATAATGATCTATTTAACGCGTGTGGAGAATTTCAATGCCGCACACAAATTGAGCAACCCTGCATGGAGTAAGGAAAAGAATCAGGACGTATTTGGAAAATGTGCCAATGATAACTGGCATGGTCATAACTATGAGTTACATGTGACTGTTAAGGGAGTACCCGATCCTGAGACAGGTTTTGTATTTAATGCCAAGACATTAGGGGATATTATCAAGGATACGGTGGTAGAGAAGATTGATCATCGTAATTTGAACCTGGATGTAGATTTTATGGAAGGCAAGTTTACCTCTGCGGAGAACTTGGCCATTGGTATCTGGGAGCAGTTAGTCCCACATTTACCTGCGGATGTACAGTTGCATTGTATCAAGCTGTACGAGACCCCTCGAATTTACGTGGAATATTATGGCGGCAAATGATCTGAACAGGTCATAGCAATGCGGATTGTGAGTTGGTAGTCGAGTTATACCGGCATGGCTGGCCTTTGCAATGGCAGCGCCGGGTAATATGAATCCTGGAAATTTTAAGCACATGGCATATAAAAAAATAGAATCATTTGATGAGGAGGTGACGACGGCGTTAATTCATCATTATCGCAGCAGCCTTTCTTTACTAGGTGAGGATCCGGATAGGGAGGGATTGTTGAAGACCCCGGAGCGTGTAGCGAAGGCTATGCAGTATATGACGCAGGGTTATAGTCTGGATGCGAAGGAGATATTGCGTGGTGCCCGGTTTACGGAGTCTTACAGTGAGATGGTGATTGTGAAGGATATAGAGCTTTATTCATTGTGTGAGCACCATATGGTGCCGTTTTTCGGGAAGGCGCATGTGGCTTATATCCCGAATGGTTACATTACGGGGTTGAGTAAGATTGCCCGGGTGGTGGATGTATTTGCGCGCCGGCTGCAGGTGCAGGAGCGTTTGACGCACCAGATACTGGATGCTATCCAGGAGACGCTGGAGCCGCAGGGTGTGGCAGTGGTGGTAGAGGCGCAGCATTTGTGTATGATGATGCGTGGGGTGCAGAAGCAGAATTCTGTGACGACGACGTCGGCATTTTCCGGTCAGTTCGAGGACAATACGACCCGTTCTGAGTTTATTCGCCTGATAGGTCGCAGGTCCAACTAGTCAGTGGCGGGATACGCCTTATAAGTCTTATTTATACCAGGGAGGTAGGTGTTTTGTATCGGGAGATATGAGACACCTACCTGCTTTTTATGGTGATACCTGCGTAATTATTCCACGGAGGGGAGTTGATGTGGGAGGGGCATCCCCCAAAAATGCTATAAATGATTCTTTGAGAAGTGGTTAATAGTATGAATCTTTGCACACCGAAAAGGGAAGATATTTATAAAAAGGATAATGGGTGTGTCCGGGGAATTGCTATAAATCGAATAGGGACAGCTGTAATGGATAGTGGATCATTTTGGAGATGGTCCGGGGCCACCCTGCTTAACAATAAAAATCAATTCAACCAGCATGAAGCACGCATACGTATTTCCAGGCCAGGGCTCTCAGTTTCCGGGTATGGGAAAGAACTTGTATGAGACCAATGAGCAAGCAAAAGCGTTATTTGAGCAAGCAAACGAGATATTAGGTTTTCGTATCTCCGACGTGATGTTTACGGGGTCGGAGGAGGATCTTAAGAAGACGAATGTGACACAGCCGGCTGTGTTCTTGCATTCTGTGATTGCCTTTTTGTGTGCGGAGCATCCGGCGCCAGCGATGGTAGCGGGTCATTCGCTCGGTGAGTTTTCTGCGTTGGTAGCTAATGGTGTGTTGACATTTGAGGATGCGCTGCGTTTGGTAGCTATCCGTGCGAATGCGATGCAGAAGGCATGTGAGCTGCAGCCCTCTACTATGGCGGCGGTGTTAGCGCTGGACGATGTAAAGGTAGAGGAGATCTGTGCGGCTGTTACGGCGGAGACGGGAGCGGTGGTAGTACCAGCTAACTATAACTGTCCTGGTCAGCTGGTGATCTCCGGTGCTTTGAAGGGTGTGGAGATCGCCTGTGAGCGGATGAAGGCAGCCGGTGCAAAGCGTGCGCTGATATTGCCTGTAGGTGGCGCATTCCATTCACCATTGATGGCGCCGGCGAAAGAGGAGCTGAAGGCGGCGATTGAAAAGACGACTTTCCGTACACCTAGTTGTCCGGTATACCAGAATGTGGTAGCGGCGGCGGTAACTGATCCAGCTGTGATCAAACAGAACCTGGAAGAGCAGCTGACAGGCGCGGTAAGATGGACACAGTCTGTGCAGGCGATGATCGCAGACGAAGCGGCTGAATTTACGGAGGTAGGCCCTGGTAAGGTATTACAGGGGTTGATCCTGAAGATAAAGAAGGATGCTGTTGTGAACGGTATTTCTTAAATGAAACGATGATAGTGGGAAGGCTACCTGATAATCACGGGTAGCCTTTTTTATTTAGAGCTGGCAGATCATTTCGTATTGGGAGATGGTGTGTTGGCAGCCTGCATTCAGGAGGAACTTTTGCAGGGTGGTGTTCTCTTCTTCTACGTTGATGATAGTGAGCGGTTGACGGAGTGTAGTAGCTACATGTGAGAGGAGGGCCTGTCCGATGCCTTGGCGGCGGTGATCGGGATGTACGGCGATCTGTCGTATGCGGCAGTTGCCGGTGAATACGCTGATAAAGCCTATTATTTCGTTGTGTTTGTAAGCGAGCCAGGTGGTGGTGTTATTACCTTCGCGGCGGATGCTGTCGAGGCTATTGCTCCAGCTGGGTTGCTGGGTGGAGAAGGAAGCCAGTAGTTGCCAGTCGGGATGTTGGGTGTTGAGGATGCGGATATTTTCGGGCATGGGAGCTGGAAGGATATTTCCTTTAAAGCAGTGGAAGACGCGGGATTGCCGGAAGCCGCAGCTGCCGTATGCTTTGATAGCAGGGGTGTTGGTGCTGATGACTTCCAGGATGAGCTCGCGGATGCCGGCTGTTATAAAGGAGGGGATGGCTTGTGCGTACATTTGTTGCACGAGGCGTTGGCCGCGGTGGGAGGGGGTTACGCCGGTGCCTCCATTATAGAGGCGGGTAGGTGTAGCGCCGTTGTCGTCGGTGCCATGTAACATGAAAGCGACCAGCTGATCATTATCGAAGGCACCTACGGAGAAGGGTAGTTGTATATTTTCGCCCTGTACTTTCTGTTGAAAGAGGGGGAGGTTGATCTTGAAGGGGATGACGTAGTCGCTAAAGGCGTAGTTGAATGTATTACAGATGGTCTCCGGTGATTGGCCGGCCAGGTTATTAAACTGTATCATGGGCATGTATGTTGAGGCAGGTTCCGGTTGCTTGCATATTTCAGGCTATTGTTTACATATCGATATGTACGTTGATCCATTCGGGATCGAAGTCTGCGTTGAATTTTTTATAGAAGTTGATGGCAGGTTCGTTCCATTCGAGTACTTGCCACATCATGCCGGTGAAGCCGAGGTCTTTAGTTTCCTGGATGAGGTGTTCGAAGAGTAGTTTGCCGATACCTTTTCCGCGATAGCTATCGGTGATATTTATATCTTCGAGATAGAGGCGACAGCCTTTCCAGGTGGAGTATCGTTTGTAATAGAGGGCGAAGCCGACGATGAGTTCCTGGTCATTTTCGGATGTGGTGGCGACGAGGGCTGTCCATACGGGATTGGGTCCGAATCCGGCGTTGACGAAATGTTCCATTGATACTACTACGGCATCGGGTTTGTTTTCGTAGGTGGCCAGTTCTTTAATCAATTCCATGATTCTTTCGCAATCTTCTTTGCGGGCGTGTCTAACGGTAACTTCCTTCATAATTGTATCTTGAGTGAGCGATGCGCTATCCGGGTGTATACCGGAGGGCAGTGATTATGTACAAGAATAGCTAATAGCTGTTATTTTTGCGTGATAAAATTAACAAATACTGCCCATGAAAGAAATGTTCATCAGTTATGCGGCTTATAATCTCTGGGCTAACGGGAAGTTGGCGTCGTTGTTGTTAAAGCTGCCGGAGGAGCAGTTGGACACGGAGATGGGCGGTAGTTATGGTACGATTAGGGCTACGGTGTATCATTTATGGGATACGGAGGTGATGTGGTATCAGCGATTATTATTAGCAGAGCAGGTGAAGTTGCCGACGGAGGATTTTGGCGGCAGTTTTGCCAGGGGGTGTGAGTTGTGGCTGGATCAGTCGAAGGTGTGGGTGGATTGGGTGCGGGAGGCGACGCCTGTGAAGCTGGGGCATACGATCGCTTATATTCACAGTCGCAAATCCTATAAGACGGCTGTGTTGCAGTTGTTGCAGCATGTATTCAATCATG
Protein-coding regions in this window:
- the fabD gene encoding ACP S-malonyltransferase is translated as MKHAYVFPGQGSQFPGMGKNLYETNEQAKALFEQANEILGFRISDVMFTGSEEDLKKTNVTQPAVFLHSVIAFLCAEHPAPAMVAGHSLGEFSALVANGVLTFEDALRLVAIRANAMQKACELQPSTMAAVLALDDVKVEEICAAVTAETGAVVVPANYNCPGQLVISGALKGVEIACERMKAAGAKRALILPVGGAFHSPLMAPAKEELKAAIEKTTFRTPSCPVYQNVVAAAVTDPAVIKQNLEEQLTGAVRWTQSVQAMIADEAAEFTEVGPGKVLQGLILKIKKDAVVNGIS
- a CDS encoding GNAT family N-acetyltransferase; the protein is MKEVTVRHARKEDCERIMELIKELATYENKPDAVVVSMEHFVNAGFGPNPVWTALVATTSENDQELIVGFALYYKRYSTWKGCRLYLEDINITDSYRGKGIGKLLFEHLIQETKDLGFTGMMWQVLEWNEPAINFYKKFNADFDPEWINVHIDM
- a CDS encoding 1,4-dihydroxy-6-naphthoate synthase, with protein sequence MELTLGFSPCPNDTFIFDALVNNKIDTAGLSFHTQLEDVETLNKWALQGKLAITKLSFATYHQVKDKYDLLNSGSALGRGCGPLLIARQPIPQDEVPNRKIAIPGQLTTANLLFSIAFPDATRKEIMLFSDIENAVLDGRVDAGVIIHENRFTYQQKGLVKIIDLGEYWEQTTGNPIPLGGIFIRKDIPAHIRQQIDQLIHESLRYAWKNYPQLSDYVKQHAQEMEEAVMRKHIDLYVNDFSLDLGAEGQSAVETLLQKAAQVTI
- the folE gene encoding GTP cyclohydrolase I FolE, which translates into the protein MAYKKIESFDEEVTTALIHHYRSSLSLLGEDPDREGLLKTPERVAKAMQYMTQGYSLDAKEILRGARFTESYSEMVIVKDIELYSLCEHHMVPFFGKAHVAYIPNGYITGLSKIARVVDVFARRLQVQERLTHQILDAIQETLEPQGVAVVVEAQHLCMMMRGVQKQNSVTTTSAFSGQFEDNTTRSEFIRLIGRRSN
- a CDS encoding DinB family protein, which encodes MKEMFISYAAYNLWANGKLASLLLKLPEEQLDTEMGGSYGTIRATVYHLWDTEVMWYQRLLLAEQVKLPTEDFGGSFARGCELWLDQSKVWVDWVREATPVKLGHTIAYIHSRKSYKTAVLQLLQHVFNHATYHRGQLITLLRQAGVRKLPGLSYIEFTRQRKQS
- a CDS encoding cryptochrome/photolyase family protein, yielding MAKTVNLCWLRRDLRLKDQAALYHALKAGVPVVPVFIFDTDILDDLESKDDRRVTFIRDVLVGMQEELESMGSTLDVFHGTAKAAFTHWLSHYDVQAVYTNHDYEPYARERDADIGKLLEGKGIAFHTYKDQVIFEKDEVLKDNGEPYTIYTPYSKRWKSLLNDFYLQSYPTKKYFKHFFQQSPRQIPSLAAMGFKEGERGFPGIQVKGELLSHYDKTRDFPGIKGTTHLGVHLRFGTISVRVLARKAMELNDTFLNELIWRDFFMTILWHFPKVVHQSFKADYDKIKWRNNEEEFARWCEGQTGYPIVDAGMRELNATGFMHNRVRMIVASFLTKHLLIDWRWGEAYFARQLLDYDLAANNGNWQWAAGCGCDAAPYFRVFNPTLQTQRFDKELRYVRHWVPELEELTYAKPIVVHEDARKRALEAYGKALKG
- a CDS encoding 6-pyruvoyl trahydropterin synthase family protein, translating into MIYLTRVENFNAAHKLSNPAWSKEKNQDVFGKCANDNWHGHNYELHVTVKGVPDPETGFVFNAKTLGDIIKDTVVEKIDHRNLNLDVDFMEGKFTSAENLAIGIWEQLVPHLPADVQLHCIKLYETPRIYVEYYGGK
- a CDS encoding GNAT family N-acetyltransferase — its product is MIQFNNLAGQSPETICNTFNYAFSDYVIPFKINLPLFQQKVQGENIQLPFSVGAFDNDQLVAFMLHGTDDNGATPTRLYNGGTGVTPSHRGQRLVQQMYAQAIPSFITAGIRELILEVISTNTPAIKAYGSCGFRQSRVFHCFKGNILPAPMPENIRILNTQHPDWQLLASFSTQQPSWSNSLDSIRREGNNTTTWLAYKHNEIIGFISVFTGNCRIRQIAVHPDHRRQGIGQALLSHVATTLRQPLTIINVEEENTTLQKFLLNAGCQHTISQYEMICQL
- the mqnB gene encoding futalosine hydrolase: MNILLTAATILEIAPFTALLQQRAIQITDNVYKLGDHHLTVLIAGIGMMPAAWSLGKYFAATKPDIAIQAGIAGSFRTDWPLGKTLAVNQEYLADLGAQLASGEFNDLFDMQLWQPDIPPFNGIALTNNFQSIPPITHLDTASAASVNTVTGTLHTRDHLIAKYHPDLESMEGAAFHYACLMDRIPFLQIRTISNYVEQRDRSKWNIPLAVRELNQSLSLLFQTWNIW